Proteins encoded by one window of Pseudomonas coleopterorum:
- a CDS encoding GNAT family N-acetyltransferase — MTTPNFTLPLADGRHVIAQVADDGNGSLAIEGIEPVHFFRQDGHVRLENLPVAFPVSGLLALLGQVFCNSSRVPGLEVSAPLALDRARDAVREGVFDTLLSHDGRTARLACARSSFWQHPLPWLTTPSAAGMPLRYTFSGDKRHPQRPPIPHGEVYRRELPGLKTTFTLRTVDIGLDLERFNRWMNLEQVAFFWEQTGTPEEHAEYLQQILDDPRVLPLIGSYDGEPFAYFEIYWCKEDRIAPYYDVQDHDRGWHVVVGESKHQSAGKLKGWFRSLMHYMFIDEPRTQRILGEPRIDHTRQIGFLESQGYGRLKTITLPHKQAALLRLERETFFDEYCP; from the coding sequence ATGACCACGCCGAACTTCACCCTGCCCCTGGCCGACGGCCGCCACGTGATCGCCCAGGTGGCGGACGATGGCAACGGCAGTCTGGCAATCGAAGGGATCGAACCGGTGCACTTTTTCCGCCAGGACGGCCATGTGCGGCTGGAGAACCTGCCCGTGGCGTTCCCGGTCAGCGGCCTGCTCGCGCTGCTCGGTCAGGTCTTCTGCAATTCGTCCCGCGTCCCTGGGCTGGAAGTCAGCGCCCCGCTCGCCCTCGACCGCGCGCGCGACGCGGTGCGCGAAGGGGTCTTCGATACCCTCCTGAGCCACGACGGCCGCACCGCACGCCTGGCCTGTGCCCGCAGCAGCTTCTGGCAACACCCGCTGCCCTGGCTCACCACTCCATCGGCCGCCGGCATGCCGCTGCGCTACACGTTCAGCGGCGACAAGCGTCATCCGCAGCGCCCGCCGATCCCGCACGGCGAGGTCTACCGCCGTGAACTGCCGGGCCTGAAGACCACATTCACCCTGCGCACCGTCGACATCGGTCTGGACCTGGAACGCTTCAATCGCTGGATGAACCTGGAGCAGGTCGCGTTCTTCTGGGAGCAGACCGGCACCCCCGAAGAGCACGCCGAGTACCTGCAACAAATTCTCGATGACCCACGGGTGCTGCCGCTGATCGGCAGCTACGACGGCGAGCCGTTCGCCTACTTCGAGATCTACTGGTGCAAGGAAGATCGCATCGCTCCCTATTACGACGTCCAGGACCACGACCGTGGCTGGCACGTGGTGGTCGGCGAGAGCAAGCACCAGAGCGCCGGCAAGCTCAAGGGCTGGTTCCGCTCGCTCATGCACTACATGTTCATTGACGAGCCGCGCACCCAGCGCATCCTCGGCGAACCGCGGATCGACCACACCCGGCAGATCGGCTTCCTCGAATCCCAGGGCTACGGCAGGCTCAAGACCATCACCCTGCCGCACAAGCAAGCCGCCCTGTTGCGCCTGGAGCGCGAGACGTTCTTCGACGAGTACTGCCCGTAA
- a CDS encoding TonB-dependent siderophore receptor, with translation MPAKKVFVYHPLTLALLLGGLPLSTAYAADSASTAASSGTLELQETNIDARVLENPTGQIQGPVATRSTSASKTDSAIKDIPQSISVVTRDEMDNRKTDTLAEALSYTPGVIAQPGGFSRVADDFVIRGFNVGSGTGGILRDGMKLQGSVYDGGIEPYGLERVEVVKGASSVLYGQLSPGGLINTITKRPTDMPLHEVNVEYGSHARKQYSFDLGGPIDDAGQFSYRLTGLWRDSDTQTTDADDDRRYIAPAFTWRPNDSTSLTLLANYQETRTGFAPPLDFDLTTSSGTRYPKVDRDLFTGERGFDHYNNYSTSIGYLFEHDFTPDLKIRHSLRHFEADLSWDYMQVADTGSAALRNRGQLARRPSIRRERSEGWTSDNNVQWTLNSGRWQHTLLAGVDYYHKTYDSHRFAGANSIFNPANPVYGVPTNATSANTGSDLHSAQAGVYLQDQIKFDDRWILLLGGRQDWAESRTYNFASGARTPRDDKKAIGRVGLVYQADNGLAPYISWSQSFLPANVFNANANTSFDPTEGEQYEIGVRYTPPGTTALLSAAVYDLKQKNSLSTDLTGNTVQFGETRARGVELEAKADITPNLSATASYTYTDAKITDDAVSARVGTRIDGVPYHMANLWADYRLTTLGLPQVVVGGGARYMGTSRTSSSDANEKVSAYTLFDAKVTYEVDKNWTVAMKAQNVANEKYLFCNVSCRYGDERALIGSVNYRW, from the coding sequence ATGCCCGCAAAAAAAGTCTTCGTCTACCATCCGCTGACACTGGCGCTGTTGCTCGGTGGCTTGCCACTGAGCACAGCCTACGCCGCCGACAGCGCCAGCACTGCCGCCTCGAGCGGCACCCTGGAACTGCAGGAAACCAATATCGACGCCCGGGTCCTCGAGAACCCGACTGGCCAGATCCAGGGTCCCGTGGCCACGCGCAGCACCAGCGCGAGCAAGACCGATTCGGCGATCAAGGACATTCCGCAGTCGATTTCGGTCGTCACCCGCGACGAGATGGACAACCGCAAGACCGACACCCTGGCCGAGGCCCTGAGCTACACACCAGGTGTGATCGCCCAGCCCGGCGGGTTCAGCCGGGTCGCCGACGACTTCGTGATCCGCGGCTTCAACGTCGGCTCGGGCACGGGCGGCATTCTGCGCGATGGCATGAAACTGCAAGGCAGCGTGTATGACGGCGGCATCGAGCCCTACGGCCTGGAGCGCGTGGAAGTGGTCAAGGGCGCCTCTTCGGTGCTGTACGGCCAACTCTCGCCGGGCGGTCTGATCAACACCATCACCAAACGCCCGACCGACATGCCGCTGCATGAAGTCAACGTCGAGTACGGCAGCCATGCGCGCAAACAGTACAGCTTCGACCTGGGCGGCCCGATCGACGACGCCGGGCAGTTCTCCTATCGTCTCACCGGCCTGTGGCGCGACAGCGACACCCAGACCACCGACGCCGACGACGACCGCCGTTACATCGCCCCCGCCTTCACCTGGCGCCCGAATGACAGCACCTCGCTGACCCTCCTGGCCAACTACCAGGAAACCCGCACCGGCTTCGCACCGCCGCTGGATTTCGACCTGACCACCTCGTCCGGCACCCGCTACCCCAAGGTCGACCGCGACCTGTTCACCGGCGAGCGCGGCTTCGACCACTACAACAACTATTCGACCAGCATCGGCTACCTGTTCGAACACGACTTCACTCCCGACCTGAAAATCCGCCACTCCCTCCGCCACTTCGAGGCGGACCTGAGCTGGGACTACATGCAGGTCGCCGATACCGGCAGCGCCGCCCTGCGCAACCGGGGCCAGTTGGCGCGCCGACCCAGCATCCGCCGCGAACGCTCCGAAGGCTGGACCAGCGACAACAACGTGCAATGGACCCTCAACAGCGGCCGCTGGCAGCACACCCTGCTGGCGGGCGTGGACTACTACCACAAGACCTACGACTCCCATCGCTTCGCCGGCGCCAACTCCATTTTCAACCCGGCCAATCCCGTGTACGGCGTGCCGACCAACGCCACATCCGCCAACACCGGCTCGGACCTGCACAGCGCCCAGGCCGGCGTCTACCTGCAAGACCAGATCAAGTTCGACGACAGGTGGATTCTGCTATTGGGCGGTCGCCAGGACTGGGCCGAAAGCCGCACCTACAACTTCGCCAGCGGCGCCCGCACACCACGCGATGACAAGAAAGCCATCGGCCGTGTCGGCCTCGTCTACCAGGCGGACAACGGCCTGGCCCCGTACATCAGCTGGAGCCAGTCGTTCTTGCCGGCGAACGTCTTCAACGCCAACGCCAACACCTCGTTCGATCCGACCGAGGGCGAGCAGTACGAGATCGGCGTGCGCTACACCCCGCCCGGTACCACGGCCCTGCTGAGCGCTGCGGTCTACGACCTCAAGCAGAAGAACTCGCTGAGCACCGACCTCACCGGCAATACCGTGCAGTTCGGCGAAACCCGCGCGCGGGGCGTGGAGCTTGAGGCCAAAGCGGACATCACCCCGAACCTCAGCGCCACCGCCTCGTACACCTACACCGATGCGAAGATCACCGACGATGCCGTGTCCGCCCGCGTGGGCACGCGCATCGACGGCGTGCCTTATCACATGGCCAACCTGTGGGCCGACTACCGCTTGACCACCCTGGGCCTGCCTCAGGTCGTGGTCGGCGGCGGCGCCCGCTACATGGGCACCAGCCGTACGTCCAGCTCGGACGCCAACGAAAAGGTCTCCGCCTACACCCTGTTCGACGCGAAAGTCACCTATGAAGTCGACAAGAACTGGACCGTAGCCATGAAAGCGCAAAACGTCGCCAACGAGAAGTACCTGTTCTGCAACGTCTCATGCCGCTACGGCGACGAGCGAGCGCTGATCGGGTCGGTCAACTACCGCTGGTAA
- a CDS encoding MbtH family protein: MAFDREDTMFLVVMNHEQQYSIWPDFKAVPAGWSTVREAASKAECLAWIEANWTDMRPASLREAMGA; the protein is encoded by the coding sequence ATGGCGTTCGACCGCGAAGACACGATGTTTCTGGTAGTGATGAATCACGAGCAGCAGTACTCGATCTGGCCCGATTTCAAGGCCGTGCCGGCAGGTTGGTCAACGGTGAGGGAAGCGGCGTCCAAGGCCGAGTGCCTGGCCTGGATCGAAGCCAACTGGACGGACATGCGCCCGGCCAGCCTGCGTGAAGCGATGGGGGCTTGA